CGTGTACGACAAAGTCTCCAGCTGATAATTCTGTATAGCTCTTCAACCGTTCCGCATTCGACATCTTTTGTCTACGTGGCTGACGTTTCGTCGCTTTGTTGAAGAGTTCTTTTTCCGTCATGACAACTAATTTTCTCATCGGTAGTTCAAAGCCAGCTGCCATTCCCCCGACAACAATATTAACGTGGTTTTCAATAAAGCCATCTTGACCGATGATGACACTCTCTATATCAAAATCAAGGAAGACTTGATGAACCTTTTCAGCACGTTCCTTATCAGGAACGACCATAAATACGGTGGCATCTTGCTTGAGCCAGCGATCCACTTCTGATTTAACCATTGGCATTTGACCGAAGAATTGTAGGAGACCACGATATTGAATGGGATGAACAGCAGTAAAGCGGATATTTCCTAACCCTTTTTGGAATAAAGAATAAAAGAGTTTGCGGTGCTCACTTTGTTTGACAACGTCTCGAATATCAGCTGTCATCTGTTGTTTCGGCAACAAGACCCCTTCGCCAATCTTCATTTCTTCCCAATCGGCTGCTTCCATATTTTGAGTGCGTTCGCTCTCTAGCGTTCTACCATATTCATCCATTACGATTAAGGTATCTTTAGACATATAATCCATAATGGTTGTCATTTGTGGATAAAATAAGGAGGTATACATTTTTGGATTTTGCGGTAATTCACCTAATTGTGCTTTTTCAATAAAGTCATTAAAGAAAACGGCTAGTCGTTTTTTAACGTCCTCATTTTTGATTGATTTTTCAGCTTTCTTAACTTTCTTTTCAATTTCTTCTACTTGCTCTTGTAATATATACGGCGGAAAAATCGTATCTTGGGCTGGCAGAACCATCACTGATTCAACAGCCTCATCAAAGGATTTTTGAGTTGTTGGTTCGAAAAAGCGCATGCGGTCAACTTCAGACCCAAAGAATTCGATTCGGATTGGATATTCTTCGTTCAATGCATAAATATCCATGATGTCCCCACGAACACTAAACTCACCTGGTGAAGCTACCATACTCTCGCGTTCATAGCCCATTGCGACTAATTTTTCTGGCAGTTGTTCAAAGTCAATTTCATTCCCAATATCAAAGGTTAGTACGTGATTACGCCAAATTGAAACGGGTGCTAATAACTTTTTAAATCCAGCCGTTGGAACAACAACAATCCCTTTTTCACCACTTTCTAAAAAATGAAGGGCTTCAACCCGCTGACTACGATATTCAGGCGAAGAAAAGGCTAATTCTACAGCCAGTGACTCTTCCACTGGAAATAAAAAGGTAGGAATTGTTGGATTAATTTGACTGATATCTTCATATAGTTGTGTTGCCTGTAACAGGTTAGCTGCCCAAACAACAATCGGCCCGTCTAACTCATCATAGACCATAGTCGTTAGTAAATTTCTTGCTGAACCAGATATACCCGTTACTAATTGATTACCTGCTTCTCTAGCCTGACTAATTAAATCTGCTAGCAAAGTTGATCGTTTTAAATAGGCTTGTATGTCTTTCATGTTTATCTCCTTGCTTTATCATTCTACGTGCAAATAGGCTCAGCAAAGCTGAACCTACTTGCGTTGATTAAATTTATTCATAGTAGAGAGAAAATCGTCGCCGCTAATAAAATCATCAATAGCTTTAACGCTCTCTTTTACTGAAAATAGAACATCTCCATGTTCCTCTTCTGGGAAAGGACTGAGCACATGTTGAACCACTGACATATTTGCTGGTGGTCTACCAACCCCTACTCGAATACGGTTAAACTCTTGTGTCCCAATATGTTGAATTAAACTCTTAATACCATTATGGCCGCCAGCGCTTCCCTTTTGGCGAAGACGAATACGTCCAACCGGCATATCCATATCATCATAGACAACGACTAACTCGTCAATGTCCACATCAAAGTAGTCCATAAACGGTCGAACAGCGCGACCCGAATCGTTCATGTAGGTCATCGGTTTAATAAAGAGTATTTTTTCACCCTTTACCCGTTCTTCTAAATAAAGTGCATCAAATTTATTTTTATTAAAGCTTGTATTATTCTGATAAGCCCATTCATCTAAGGTTATAAAACCAATATTGTGTTTCGTATTGGTGTATTTAGGTCCTGGATTGCCCAAGCCGATGATCATTTTCATGAGTTTCATCCATTCTTCTGTCATTTTTCTAATGAACGCCAAAAAGCTGCACGTCATCGTCCAGTAGTGCCAATAGTATAGCATAATTTCATTTAAAATAGTAAAGAAAGCTCAGCACCTTTTCTCCTGATAAAATAGTAATAAATTCACGCCATAAGTGGTATACTAAAGGCAGTAATGATTTTATACAGCTTTAATTGGAGGTAATAAAATGGTTGAAACAAAACGAAAAAACAGTCAGAAAATAATCCTCATCGGTGACGGTGCCGTTGGTTCTAGTTACGCATTTGCACTTGTGACACAAAATATTGGTCGTGAACTAGGTATCATTGATATGAACGTTGCTAAAACAGAAGGCGACGCGATTGATTTATCTGATGCTCTTGCTTTTACAAGTCCTAAACATATCTATGCAGCCACTTACGCTGATTGTAAAGATGCTGATTTAATTGTTTTAACAGCCGGCGCAGCTCAAAAGCCTGGTGAAACACGCCTTGATTTAATTAGTAAAAACCTTAAAATTTTCAAAAGCATTATTGATCAAGTTATGGCAACAGGATTTGATGGTATTTTCTTAGTAGCTACCAATCCCGTTGATATTTTAACTTATGCTACTTGGAAATTCTCTGGTTTACCAGCAAGTCGTGTGATTGGTTCAGGAACGTCTCTTGATAGCGCACGCTTCCGCCAAGAAATTGCCCGTAAAGTCAATGTCGATGCTCGTAATGTTCATGCTTATATTTTAGGTGAGCACGGCGACACTGAGTTCCCCGTTTGGTCACATGCTAATATTGGTGGCTTGCAACTGTATGAATGGATTAAACAAAATGATGAAACAGTTGATGAAGATGAATTGCTAGAAGTCTTTTATTCTGTTCGTGATGCAGCTTACCGTATTATTGAGAAAAAAGGCGCTACTTTCTATGGTATTGCCGTTTCGCTAGCTCGTATTACAAAAGCGATTTTCAATGATGAGAATGCGATTTTACCGCTCTCTGTTTATTTAGATGGTGAGTACGGTCAACATGATGTCTTCATCGGTGTCCCTGCCGTTATTAACCGCGACGGGATTAGAAAAGCAATCGAAATTCCGTTGACGGACGTTGAAAAGGGTAACTTGCAACATTCTGCTGATACACTTCGTAAAGTCATTAAGGATTCTTTCGCAGAACTTGATGTTTAATAAAAAATTAGAAAGCTGCTCCAAAACGCTATTGTTTTGGAGTAGCTTTCTTTATTTGCTCGAGCCATTTTGTCGATACAGCTCATAAATAGTGCTGTATCTTACATCAACACAAAAAAATAAAGCCGGCAGGATGTTTTTCAACATCTTGCTGGCTTTATTTTGTATATTAATCTAGCATTCTGAATTTTTCTTGGAATAGTGGACTAACAGAACGGTTTTCGTGGATACGTTTGATTGCTTCTGCAATTAATTGTGCAACTGAAACTTGAACCAGTTTAGGTGTCATTTTTTCTTCTGGCAGATTAATTGAATCTGTCACAATAACTTCTTTAATAACAGAATTTTCTAAACGATCCATAGCAGGTCCTGATAAAACAGCATGCGTACAGCACGCGTATACTTCAACTGCACCTGCATCTTGTAAAGCTTGAGCAGCAAGTGTAATCGTACCAGCAGTATCAATCATGTCATCAATCAAGATACATTTTTTACCTTTAACATCTCCGATGATGTTCATCACTTCTGCAACGTTCGCTTTAGGACGACGTTTATCGATAATAGCGATTGGTGCATGGATGAATTCTGCTAACTTACGTGCGCGTGTCACACCACCATGATCAGGTGATACAACAACAACATCGTCAGAATTTAACTTATCATTGTCTAAGAAATAGTTTGCTAATAATGGTGATCCTAGTAAGTGGTCAACCGGCATATCAAAGAACCCTTGGATTTGTGGTGCGTGTAAGTCTAATGCTAACACACGATCCGCTCCAGCCATCGTAATCATGTTCGCAACTAGTTTCGCTGTAATTGGCTCACGTGATTGTGCTTTACGATCCTGACGTGCATAACCATAGTATGGTAATACCACGTTAATTGTTTTTGCACTTGCACGTCTCAATGCATCGATCATAATCAATAGCTCCATCAAATGGTCGTTAACTGGGTAACTTGTTGATTGAATAATGTACACATGTGCCCCACGAATACTTTCATCGATGTTGATTTTGACTTCTCCATCACTAAATTGTGTTGAAGATACTACGCCTAATTCCACGCCTACTTCTTTTGCGATTTTTTCAGCCAATGGTAAATTGGAACTCAAAGAAAAAATCTTCAATTTTGGGTCTTTATACTGTTCTGTTATCATATCTGCCTCCGCTAACCATTCATTCTTTTTTTGAAAATACCCTTCACTTATAATAATAAGCTTTTCTAAAAATAATACAACTATCCTTTTTGATTATTTGAAGCCGGTAGTTTTCCCCAGTAACCTTTTTTGTTTTCTTGACGACTTCTCGCAATACCAAGTGCTCCTTCTGGAACGTCTTTCGTAATGGTTGAACCAGCCGCTAAAAAGGCATTTTTAGCCACATCAACTGGTGCGATAATATTCACGTTGCAACCAATAAATGAGTTGTCACCGATTGTCGAACGATGTTTTTTTGCACCATCGTAGTTAACAAAAACCGTGCCACAGCCAACGTTAATATTTTCGCCTAAATCAGCATCGCCTACATAAGTTAAATGACCAACTTTAGTATCTTTACCGACAACTGCGTTTTTCACTTCAACAAAGTTACCAATATGAACCGCTTCACCGATTGTCGAGTTTGGACGAATATGGCTGTAAGGCCCTATATTACTGTAATCTGCCATTTGTGATTGCTCAATCATTGAGCTCGTAACTTTAACAAAGTTACCAATGGTTGAGTCAACAATTTCTGAATGTGCACCAATAAAGCATTCTTGGCCAATAACGGTTTGCCCCTTTAATGAGACACCTGCTTCAACAATGGTATCCGAACCAATCACAACTTCTGATTCAATATAAGTATTATTGGGATCAATTATTGTCACACCGTTACGCATATGTTTTTCGTTAATACGATTCTTCATTAAAGTCGCTGCTTCTGCTAATGCCACACGGTCATTAACGCCAAGCGCTTCTGCCATATCAGCCATTTGATAGGCTGAAACAATATCGCCTTGGGCTTTGATAATTTCAATCACATCTGGTAAATAATATTCACCTTGTGCATTTTCGTTTTTAACTTGAGCAAGCGCCTGGAAAAGAGCCTCATTATCAAAAACATAAGTCCCTGTGTTGATCTCTTGTACTTTTGCTTCTTCTTCGCTTGAATCTTTTTGTTCCACAATCTTTTCAACAAGTTGGTCCGCATTACGAATCACTCGGCCATAGCCAAATGGATTTTCTGCATGAGCTGATAGTACGGTTGCTTTTGCTTGTTGTGCTTCGTGATGGTCAACTAGTTTTTGTAAGGTTTCAGCAGTTAGAAGCGGTGTATCACCACAAATAACCAATGTTGTTCCTTTTTCGTTGCCAATTGCTGGTTTAGCTTGCAACACAGCATGGCCTGTTCCAAGTTGTTCTGCTTGTAGAACATAGTCAGAACGATTGCCCACTGTTTCTTTAACAGCTTCAGCGCCGTGACCAACGATGGTAACGACTTTGTCGACTCCTGCTTGTTCAACTTGGTCAATCACATGTTCAACCATTGCCTTCCCACAAACTTGGTGAAGTACTTTATAAAGTTTACTTTTCATTCTGGTCCCTTGACCAGCTGCAAGAACAATTGCATAACGTTTCGTCATATAACTTTCTCCTTCATTTATCTGAATCACACATCAAACATCGTACCCGAAAAAAAGCGAACAATCAACTTTTGTAAGGGCTTGACTATCTAATTTTCCTTATTTTCTCATATTATTTTGGCTCTGTACAATAATAATTGACTTAAAAAGAAAAAACCCCGTACACATGTACAGGGTTTGTAACTTATTCGTCAAAATAACTTCCTAAGCCAACTTTCATAGCGCGATTACGCAAATCGATTTCGTTCACACGAATCAATGATACGTAATCATCAGTTTCTTTATTATCTGTGTAGGCTGCTTCAGCAAAGACAGTTACACCTACTGTTTCTGAATCAAACTCTTCAATCATGCTGCGCATCCCGTTAACGGTTCCGCCGCCTTTCATAAAGTCGTCGACAATCAGCACACGAGAGCCACTTGGCAAGCTGCGTTTAGATAATTCCATTTTTTCAATACGATCCGATGAACCAGACACATAATTAATGCTGACTGTCGAGCCTTCTGTGATTTTTGAATCACGTCTAACAATCACAAATGGCACATTCAAATAGTTGGCTACCGCTTGAGCAATCGGTACCCCTTTTGTAGCAACGGTCATTACAGCCGTTACATTTTGGTCCTTATACTTAGCAGCAATAATACGACCAATCTGTTGCAGAACTTCTGGATCGCCTAATATATCTGACAAGTAAACATAGCCGCCTGGCAACAAGCGCTCTTTAGACGTCATGTAATCACATAAGTGATTGATATAGTCTTTTGCTTCGTCCCAAGGTATAGACGGTGTAAAACGAACGCCACCGGCTGCTCCCGGAAGTGTTTCGATGATTCCGAAACCATTCGTTTCAAATGTCCGTTTGATAATTGTTAAGTCTTCACTAATTGATGATTTAGCTGATTTATATTTTTGTGCAAAGTAAGTTAAAGAAATCAAAGTATGAGGATGGTTTAACAAATAATGTGTCATATCCACAAGTCGATCACTACGTTTTATTTTCACAGGTGCATTCTCCTTTAAGTTAACTAAGATTATTATAGCGGTTCTCCCAACAAAAAGAAAGTTTTTATTTCCTAACGTTCGCATTTGTTTCACTTTTATAAACAAAAGCAAGAGCAATGTTCTGCTCTTGCTTTGTTTTTCTGATTTTAATTTGCTTTTTTTGGTTTTTGAAGGGATTTAAAAATACTAACCACTATAAATAAAAAGACAAACATTAAGGTGATTGTCGCACCAGGTGGCGTTCCGAATTCATATGACGCAAATAAACCGCCATACATACCGATTAAACTAATCGCAATTCCTGTCCAGATTACCATCTTGAAGCTGTTAACCAATCGCATGGCGATGGCTGCCGGCAAGACTAAAATAGCTGATACGAGTAAGGAACCGGTGATTGGCATAATCACACTAATGGCAACACCCGTTAAAATAGAAATAAATAATGACATCCACCGAACAGGCAATCCTGCTGTTAAGGCTGTATCTTCATCAAATAATAAAACATATAATGGCTTTCTAAAGATATAGTAAAGTCCGACAATCACTAAAGTTAGCATAAATAAGGTTGTAATTTGACTCTGATCAATGGTTACAATCGACCCGAATAAGAACTGTTCGATATTAGCCGTTTGTCGGCCAGAAACAAAACTCATTAAGACTAGCGCCACTGCCATACCAGTTGACATTAAAATAGCAACCGAAATTTCAGAATAGCCTCTAAAGACGCCCCTTAAATACTCAATGCCAATCGCTACTAGAATAACGATAAAAATAGTTGTAATCGTTGGGTTAACGCCAATTAGAATACCTAAGGCAATTCCCGCCAGTGAAACATGAGAAAGGGTATCTGCCATCAAGGATTGACGACGTAAAATGAGCGTTAGACCCAATATCGGTGCAATAATCCCAATTAATGTTGATGCTTGGAATGCTCTTTGCATGAATCCATAGAAAAACATCTCCACGGCGAATTCTCCTTTCTGACAAGCTTAATTTGACGGTCCATGTAAGCCTTAATATCTTCGTGTTCATGGGTTACCATAATAATAGCTTTATTATGGATCTGTGAATTATGACGAAGAAGTCCATAAAAACGTTCGCGCGACTCCTTATCCATACCAGTCGTTGGCTCATCAAGAACAAATAAATCAGGATCAGTTGCAAAAATACGTGCAAGGGCAATCCGTTGCTTTTGCCCTCCTGACAACTCACCAATTTTTTTATTACGCATTTCCCACATTCCTACTGATTCAAGGGATTTTCTGACATGCTCATGATCTTCTTCGTCTAGTTTTTTAAACCAACGATTATTTTGATAGCGGCCAGACTCAACAAATTCTAATACCTTGCTTGGGAAGCCAATATTGAATGATGAAATTTGTTGTGGCGCATAGCCTACCATCAATTTCTCACCACGAATATTTGTTTTCGATACTGTTGCAGTTCCTTTTTGTGGATGTAGCAAGCCTAAAATACTTTTTAATAAAGTTGATTTCGCTGCACCATTCTCACCCGTTAAAATAACAAATTCACCGGCTTCAACAGAAAAACTAATATCCTCTAGAACGGGTTCACCATCATAAGAAAATGATAAATGATCGACATTAATATAATCCAAGATAACGCTCCTTTCTCTTTTTAGTGAATGGTTTTCTGTAATGCCTCTAAATTATCGCGCATCACACTCATATAATTTGCGCCTGCTTCAAGGTCTACTGTTGTAATACCTTCAATCGCACTTAACTGTTCTAATGAAACAGCAGTTTCAGCAGCTAATGTTTCAGCAACTTTTGAGCTCGCTGAATCTTGATAATAAATGGCTTTGATATCATTTTCATTGATAAAACGACCAATTTCAGCCATTTTACTTGGACTGACTTCTTGATCAGATGTTAAAGATGAAATGGGCATTTCTTCTAATTGATAGCGTCTTGCTAAGTAACCAAATGCCGCGTGCTGAACGACAAAAATACGGTGCTCTGCCCCTTCAAATGCTGCTTGGTAATCAGCATCCAATTGTTGTAATTCTTCCATATATGCTTGAGTATTTTCTTGGTAGCTAGTTGCTTGTTCTGGATCAATAGCTGAAATCTCTTCTGCGATATGCGCAACCATATCTTGCGCTAATACAGGATCTAACCAAACATGGGGGTCCACTGCATGACTATGGTCATGATCGTGATCATGGTCATCTGCTTCATGGTCATGGTCATCTTCGTTCTCAAATAAATCCATACCGGCTGTTGCCTCAATGACGAGGACATCACTATCAGTTAATGTTGCTAGAACATCGGGCACCCACGTTTCCATATAATCGCTGCTATAAACAAAGACATCCGCTTCAGAAATCTGTGCTAACTCTTTTGGCGTTGGTTCGTAGCTATGTGAATCTTGTCCTGCTGATAGTAGATTCATTATTGTACCATTTTCTCCAACAACTTGCTTAGTAAATTCATAGACAGGGTAAAATGTTGTTACAACCGATAATCCTTCCTCACTAGATGGACTAGCCTGATTGCTAGATTGGCAACTTGCTAAGACTACTGTTGCTAACAACGCTACAATACTTGTTCTTATCTTATTTAATCGTCTCATTATCGACACCTCTTTTTTTAAATCGTAATCATTCCTATTTAACCACGAAGAAAACTTTATCATAGCTTACTTTGTTAAGTCAACTATAACTGACCCTTTTTTTTAATATCACTTAATTGACATTTTGGTTTTTAAATAAAAGAAAGAACAGTTTGTTTTAAAGGCTATAATGTCTGGTCAACACATGAAAATCTATTCATAACACATTGTCAATAAAAAACAAAAGAAGTTGGAATAGTATTCCAACTTCTTTTTATTGCTATTTAATAATACGGCAAATATAAACTTCTTCACAAAAACCTCGCAAACTATTATAAACTCGCTTCACTCGTGAATAATTTTGACTAAAGCCAATAATAGTGGGGCCACTGCCACTCATTGTCGCTCCGTCCAAGCCGTAACGTAGCATCCGATCTTTCAGTTGGCTGAGTTGTGGATAACGATCAAAGGTGACTGCTTCAAGTGCATTACTCAAATGTTGCGCCATCTTTTGATAATCACCAGATTCAATCGCTGCCTCTACTTCTTTTGACTTTGGTGTATAGTCAACTTTTTCAATGTCTAAAGATCTAAAAACGGTTCGTGTTGATACGCTAATTCTCGGTTTAGCTAAAATCACCCAACAAGGAGGCAAGTCTCTAATTGGTCTCACTTTCTCACCACTACCCGATACAAAGGCTGTTCCACCTACAATCGAATAAGGTACATCTGTACCAATTTTCATCCCTAATTCAATCAATTCTTCTACTGAAAGCCCTAACTGCCAAATATGGTTGAGTGCGCGTAGAGTAGCCGCAGCATCTGTGCTACCACCACCTAAGCCAGCTGCAACAGGTATTTTCTTTTCAATCTCAACTTTAATGCCCGCTTTAATGTGATAGCGGTCTTTGACGAGTTTAATCGCTTGATAAACATGGTTGCGTTTATCAACTGGTAGAAAGGCTTTATTGGTGTAGACTTCAATCGTATCTTCTTCTAAAGAAGTGAATGTTAAATGGTCAGCAAGATCAACCGATGACATAATCATTTCTAATTCATGATAGCCGTCTTCTCGCTTGTATAAGACATCAAGCGTTAAATTTATTTTCGCTGGCGCTCGTTCTATCCACTCCATCTCACTTCCCCCTTTATTACTCAATAGTACATGAATTAAGCCAATATTTAAAGAAAAAGCTTGGCCTTTTAAATGGGAAAAATTATTTCTTTTCATAATAGACAAAAAAAGATCTCCTAGCTAGGAGATCCTCTTTTTCATTATCTTTAAATAAAAGCGAGATTATGCGTACTCTCTAGAATCCTCATCGTAAAATGAGATTTCTACCGATGATGTCAAAACATCTGCATAACTGTATGAAACACGTTTAAAAGCATTCTCTTCTTGATCTAAATCGACAACGAAAACAGAATGATAAGTTTCACGTAAAATACCTTTTCGTTCAATTTTACGCTTTCTTCCCGCTTGGGCCGTCAACAACACTCTTTTACCGATACGATTGTCAAGCTCTTCCTTGATTTCCATCAAACTATTTGGCATGCCCTTCACCTCACTGCTATATATTGTAGCACAATATAACAAAATTTTCAAGTATATCACAGGAGATAATCAGATGCAAGTTAAATAAATCCTTTTTTTCATGGGATGAGTATTTTTTAATGGTTCATACGGTAGGCTGTTATTTGATTAGCTAAGTTGGCAAATTCTTCTATAGACAGTGTTTCGGCACGGCGACTAGCTTCAATACCAGCTGCTTCTAAACTAGCTGTTAACATGTCCTTTATGTCGTCTGTTTTCCCAAACAAACTCAACAAGTTATTCCACAATGTTTTACGACGTTGTTGGAAGGATCCTCTCGTTAACTGGAAGAACAATTTCTCATCTTCAACAGCTACTTTCACTTCATCACGTCTTGATAGTTTTAAGACTGCTGAATCCACGTTTGGTTGTGGAACGAAAACTCTTCTCGGTACGATAGTAGCAATCTCTGCTTCTGTATAATAATCAATGGCAATCGTTAGTGAACCATAGTTTTTAGAGCTTGGTTGCGCAGTCATACGCTGAGCCACTTCTTTTTGCATCATCATAACAAAGGTATCGATAGGCAAATTAGCCTCGATAAAGTTCATAATAATCGGCGTCGTAATATAGTAAGGCAAGTTGGCTGCTACTACAATACGGTCTCCTTCTTCAAAATGCTCTGCAATAATGTCTCTTACATTTGCTTGTAAAATATCTTGGAAAATGACAGTGATATTGTCATAGTCTGCTAACTCTGTTTTCAAAATTGGTTTCAAGCGCTCATCAACTTCAAAAGCAACGACCTTTTTGGCAGCTCGTGCTAAACGTTCTGTTAAGGCACCAATACCTGGTCCAATCTCAATCACACATGTATCTTTATCGATATCAGCCGCTTCAAGCATATTTGTTAAAATACTTGGTTCAATTAAAAAGTTTTGACCTAAACTTTTTTTCATGGTTAAGCCATATTTTTTTAAAATTTGATTCGTTCTTGTTGGTGTTGCAATATCTTTTTGTTTATTTGTTCCCATCTATGCCATCTCCTCTTGAACAGCCTTTGGAATTGGAATTCCATTTTCAGCCATTGTCGTTAGTATATCTTCTTCTGAAATTTGAAACATTCGGATCCGTTTAACAAACTGCTTACCATTGGCATAACCGATTCCCAATAGATCGCTTAATTGTTTTCTTAATTCTGCAGAGCCAGGCTGGCCAATCAATCCTAGTGCTAAACAAAAGGAATCAAGTTGATCTGCTTTCGTTTCAAAATAAGGGGTCTGAACATTTTTGAGAGCTGCTTGAATGATTTCAGGACTCGCGTGCTCAATCCCTAAACTACCGCCTTTCGGTGATTGACAGTCCTCTTTGCGCACAAAGGCATGCTTAACAGTTGGGATACGCTGAATAATAGTTTCCCGTATCTTCCCTCCTGGAAAATCAGGATCTGTTAATACAATAACCCCTCTAAGAGCATGTGCTTTTTCAATTTCTTTTAGGACGGTCTCATTAATAGCTGATCCATTTGTTTCAATAGTATCCGCATCAACAGCCATCTTTATTTTTTTTGTGTCGTCACGACCTTCAACGACAATAATTTCTTTTATTCTCATATATCTTCCAATCTAAATAAACGCTTAGCATTCGTCATCGTCACGTTTGCTAGCTCTTCAAAATCTATCTCTCTCAGCTCAGCAACGCGTTCTGCCACATATCTCACATAGCCTGGTTCATTTCGTTTCCCACGATAAGGAACTGGTGCTAAATATGGCGCATCCGTTTCAATTAATAAGCGGTCTAAGGGCACTGCTTTGGCTACTTCATGCACCTCTACTGCTTTTTTAAAGGTAACAACACCGCTTAAAGAAATATGCATACCTAAATCTAAAAAGCGTTTCATGTCATCAACATCGCCACTATAACTATGCATAATTCCACCGATTGATGATACATCTTCTTCTTTTAAAATACGATAAGTATCTTCAATGGCGTCTCTCATATGAATCGAAATCGGTAATTTTAAGTCTTTAGCGATTTGAATTTGTTGGCGGAATACTTTCTCTTGTACTTCTTTTGGTGAGGTGTTCCAATAGTAATCCAAGCCCATTTCTCCCATCGCCACAACCTTATCTTGGCCTAACAGTTGGATTAAACTTTCTTGAATTTCTGGACTATAGGAACCTGCCTCAGTTGGATGCCAGCCAATAATACTATATATTTCAGGATGAGCTTGGCTCAATTCCAGTGATTTTTTTATGGTTTCAGTATCGAATCCAACGACTGCAAATTTGCTAACACCAAGTTCCTTGGCACGCTCAATCGTCTCTTCAACGTCTTCTTCAAATGCGTCAACATTCAAATGACAATGTGTATCAAATAGCACAGGATTCATCTTCCTCTCTCATTGATCTTCTTTCCTATTATACTTGTTTTCTAAACAAAATACCTTGCTGGCTGATTATTTTAATAGTTTTTTCAGAAATTTTGCATTAAAAGGTAGACTTCAGCTTTCAAAATAAGACACCCATAAAGAAAAGGCTAGGGACTCGCCCCAGCCTTTTCTCATTCATTATGCTACTATCGAACCATTTTCTGCTGTTTCCGGTGCAAAAACAACTTGTAATTGCCCATCTTTTTCAGCTGAAAGAATCATACCTTGGCTAACTTCGCCGCGCATTTTACGTGGTTTCAAGTTAGCAACAATCACTACTTTTTTACCAATAAAGAAAGCAGGATCAGCATACCATTCTG
This genomic interval from Jeotgalibaca arthritidis contains the following:
- the glmU gene encoding bifunctional UDP-N-acetylglucosamine diphosphorylase/glucosamine-1-phosphate N-acetyltransferase GlmU encodes the protein MTKRYAIVLAAGQGTRMKSKLYKVLHQVCGKAMVEHVIDQVEQAGVDKVVTIVGHGAEAVKETVGNRSDYVLQAEQLGTGHAVLQAKPAIGNEKGTTLVICGDTPLLTAETLQKLVDHHEAQQAKATVLSAHAENPFGYGRVIRNADQLVEKIVEQKDSSEEEAKVQEINTGTYVFDNEALFQALAQVKNENAQGEYYLPDVIEIIKAQGDIVSAYQMADMAEALGVNDRVALAEAATLMKNRINEKHMRNGVTIIDPNNTYIESEVVIGSDTIVEAGVSLKGQTVIGQECFIGAHSEIVDSTIGNFVKVTSSMIEQSQMADYSNIGPYSHIRPNSTIGEAVHIGNFVEVKNAVVGKDTKVGHLTYVGDADLGENINVGCGTVFVNYDGAKKHRSTIGDNSFIGCNVNIIAPVDVAKNAFLAAGSTITKDVPEGALGIARSRQENKKGYWGKLPASNNQKG
- the pth gene encoding aminoacyl-tRNA hydrolase, yielding MKMIIGLGNPGPKYTNTKHNIGFITLDEWAYQNNTSFNKNKFDALYLEERVKGEKILFIKPMTYMNDSGRAVRPFMDYFDVDIDELVVVYDDMDMPVGRIRLRQKGSAGGHNGIKSLIQHIGTQEFNRIRVGVGRPPANMSVVQHVLSPFPEEEHGDVLFSVKESVKAIDDFISGDDFLSTMNKFNQRK
- a CDS encoding metal ABC transporter permease yields the protein MEMFFYGFMQRAFQASTLIGIIAPILGLTLILRRQSLMADTLSHVSLAGIALGILIGVNPTITTIFIVILVAIGIEYLRGVFRGYSEISVAILMSTGMAVALVLMSFVSGRQTANIEQFLFGSIVTIDQSQITTLFMLTLVIVGLYYIFRKPLYVLLFDEDTALTAGLPVRWMSLFISILTGVAISVIMPITGSLLVSAILVLPAAIAMRLVNSFKMVIWTGIAISLIGMYGGLFASYEFGTPPGATITLMFVFLFIVVSIFKSLQKPKKAN
- a CDS encoding ribose-phosphate diphosphokinase — protein: MTEQYKDPKLKIFSLSSNLPLAEKIAKEVGVELGVVSSTQFSDGEVKINIDESIRGAHVYIIQSTSYPVNDHLMELLIMIDALRRASAKTINVVLPYYGYARQDRKAQSREPITAKLVANMITMAGADRVLALDLHAPQIQGFFDMPVDHLLGSPLLANYFLDNDKLNSDDVVVVSPDHGGVTRARKLAEFIHAPIAIIDKRRPKANVAEVMNIIGDVKGKKCILIDDMIDTAGTITLAAQALQDAGAVEVYACCTHAVLSGPAMDRLENSVIKEVIVTDSINLPEEKMTPKLVQVSVAQLIAEAIKRIHENRSVSPLFQEKFRMLD
- the purR gene encoding pur operon repressor — encoded protein: MKIKRSDRLVDMTHYLLNHPHTLISLTYFAQKYKSAKSSISEDLTIIKRTFETNGFGIIETLPGAAGGVRFTPSIPWDEAKDYINHLCDYMTSKERLLPGGYVYLSDILGDPEVLQQIGRIIAAKYKDQNVTAVMTVATKGVPIAQAVANYLNVPFVIVRRDSKITEGSTVSINYVSGSSDRIEKMELSKRSLPSGSRVLIVDDFMKGGGTVNGMRSMIEEFDSETVGVTVFAEAAYTDNKETDDYVSLIRVNEIDLRNRAMKVGLGSYFDE
- a CDS encoding L-lactate dehydrogenase, which translates into the protein MVETKRKNSQKIILIGDGAVGSSYAFALVTQNIGRELGIIDMNVAKTEGDAIDLSDALAFTSPKHIYAATYADCKDADLIVLTAGAAQKPGETRLDLISKNLKIFKSIIDQVMATGFDGIFLVATNPVDILTYATWKFSGLPASRVIGSGTSLDSARFRQEIARKVNVDARNVHAYILGEHGDTEFPVWSHANIGGLQLYEWIKQNDETVDEDELLEVFYSVRDAAYRIIEKKGATFYGIAVSLARITKAIFNDENAILPLSVYLDGEYGQHDVFIGVPAVINRDGIRKAIEIPLTDVEKGNLQHSADTLRKVIKDSFAELDV